In the Malus domestica chromosome 16, GDT2T_hap1 genome, one interval contains:
- the LOC103403386 gene encoding protein ASPARTIC PROTEASE IN GUARD CELL 2: MAAVRVKEAVVLLLLLTVAALLLLISSCAAATITAAAATTITNSTTTSPTYPDFQELNVKETIMAFQINSRAPRAAYNFTRSTTTGSKLNDDDDKDELDHEEEEDERSTNGGSGGGKWKVKVVHRDKMSSQYSNRNGNGGSHTSHRHLFRARMKRDAKRVASLTRHLLNCSNSELESLDFGSGVVSGMEQGSGEYFVRIGVGSPPRNQYMVIDSGSDIVWVQCQPCTECYHQSDPIFDPARSASYSGVSCASSLCGRLQNPGCHSGRCRYEASYGDGSYTQGTLALETLTLGRALIRNVAIGCGHMNRGMFVGAAGLLGLGGGPMSFVGQLAGLTGGAFTYCLVSRGGRSSATSTNVAGGGGGGSLEFGRGAMPVGASWVPLIRNPQAPSFYFVGLAGLGVGGMRVPISGDVFGQTELGYGGVVMDTGTAVTRFPTLAYEAFRDTFLQQTASLPRLSTGVSIFDTCYDLNGFVSVRVPTVSFYFSGGPILTLPASNFLIPVDDKGTFCFAFAPSPSGLSIIGNIQQEGIQISFDGANGFVGFGPNVC, encoded by the coding sequence ATGGCAGCCGTACGCGTGAAAGAAGCAGTAGTACTATTACTACTACTAACGGTGGCTGCTCTCCTCCTCCTAATTAGCAGCTGCGCCGCCGCCACCATcaccgccgccgccgccaccaccatcaccaattCTACAACTACTTCCCCAACGTACCCTGATTTTCAAGAGCTGAACGTGAAAGAAACAATCATGGCGTTTCAAATAAATAGCAGGGCACCTAGGGCTGCATACAACTTCACCAGAAGTACCACCACCGGCagcaaattaaatgatgatgatgataaagaTGAATTAgatcatgaagaagaagaagatgaaagaaGCACTAATGGCGGATCCGGAGGAGGAaaatggaaggtgaaggtggttCACAGAGATAAGATGTCGTCGCAATATTCAAACAGGAATGGGAATGGCGGCAGCCATACGTCTCATAGGCACCTTTTCCGTGCACGCATGAAAAGGGATGCCAAAAGGGTTGCTAGCCTCACGAGGCACCTCCTCAACTGCTCAAACTCAGAGTTAGAGTCGTTGGATTTTGGGTCGGGGGTGGTGTCGGGTATGGAGCAAGGGAGCGGAGAATACTTCGTGAGGATAGGAGTGGGGAGCCCGCCACGAAACCAATACATGGTGATTGACTCCGGCAGTGACATCGTGTGGGTTCAGTGCCAGCCTTGTACCGAGTGTTACCACCAGTCCGACCCTATCTTTGACCCCGCCCGCTCTGCTTCCTATTCTGGCGTCTCCTGTGCCTCCTCCCTCTGCGGCCGCCTCCAGAACCCCGGTTGTCACTCCGGTCGATGCCGCTACGAGGCCTCCTACGGCGACGGATCCTACACCCAGGGCACGCTTGCCCTGGAAACTCTTACCTTGGGCCGTGCGCTCATCCGAAACGTAGCCATCGGCTGCGGCCACATGAATCGCGGCATGTTTGTGGGAGCCGCTGGTCTCTTGGGCCTTGGAGGCGGGCCCATGTCTTTTGTCGGTCAGCTCGCCGGCCTGACCGGAGGTGCCTTCACTTACTGTTTAGTCAGCCGTGGCGGCCGCTCTAGTGCTACAAGTACTAACGTAGccggcggaggaggaggagggtccCTGGAGTTCGGTCGTGGGGCGATGCCCGTGGGTGCTTCGTGGGTCCCGCTGATCCGGAACCCGCAGGCCCCGAGTTTCTATTTTGTGGGGCTGGCGGGTCTTGGAGTTGGAGGGATGCGGGTACCCATATCCGGAGATGTATTCGGCCAAACCGAGTTGGGGTACGGAGGGGTTGTGATGGACACGGGTACCGCCGTGACGAGGTTCCCTACGTTGGCTTACGAGGCCTTCCGCGATACCTTTCTTCAGCAGACGGCCAGCCTCCCTCGGCTGTCGACGGGAGTGTCCATTTTTGACACATGCTATGACCTGAACGGCTTCGTGTCGGTTCGGGTGCCGACCGTGTCGTTTTATTTTTCGGGTGGGCCCATTCTAACGCTTCCGGCGAGCAATTTTCTGATTCCGGTGGACGACAAAGGCACTTTTTGCTTTGCATTTGCTCCTTCGCCATCCGGACTTTCCATAATAGGCAACATCCAGCAAGAGGGCATCCAAATTTCATTTGATGGAGCCAATGGTTTTGTAGGTTTTGGACCTAATGTCTGCTAA